actacttaaagtaaagAAGTTAATagaaccaagctgttgtgcgttgtaatttcggcggagcctgggaatcggagaatgaaagtagacttcgagctctgccaaaggcacgttgaaaatgtctgtgtTACGTGTGTTGTAAGACGcaagacggcaggtgatgttgtTAGGGGCGGAGCCGAgaaacccgaggaaagtttgaacaagtcagaatatcgtaacgcgtttcgggtataaaggttttatgttcatcttatgtaagaaacttcaacgtacattttcctaaccgtatatagctacaaatccaacataatcctttatattttccaaactacaagacatacgtacatattacagccatagatattatcgtcaccctaaacaaacaaactgcttatttccgaatactgtagatatatatgcacgtatataaattgatcgtacccgtaCACCCTCCCGTGCACAAAATcattcatatatacatatatatcacgTATATCAAATAcggttggtttaatgtacaaatatatctatctgaattagactctACCCGCAAAcctcattagcacgcatatactatatacctacatacacacacgtctgtttggagtaattgatattcatatacaaatgactaaagaactaaaacaaaataatcctttgcgaccccattcatacgaAATCCCTtcggtgtggtattgacgaatagatatgtgatgatgacgtcatacacgttgtagaaaaATGGcattttcaccccctataactttattaataatagctcgattatcttcaaacttgatcaagttgtgcattatattatcccttagcCCCATACCGAATTTTCTACTTCCGGGATGAGcataagggggttgccgggtaaatttataCAATGtgaaaatatgctattattaactttatttgtgcagatatcggaaccggatgtattgtGAGGtatagatttcgtagagatgcaccattttgattttttttcagatttttcggttggagaggttctgagaacgagacctgttacactttttgagggtaaTATTTTAAGCCCCCACTcctctacgtttcacccgatgtcAAATAtcaaccagttttgaaaagtactaattaagccctttaatttgctaccccacatggccacattttatgaaaaaaaaatttgcagcctccattcacatgtatacgGAGCCTCAATTAAActtaacaaaaacaaacaagtcggaataccggaagctcgcgcttcggatataaaggttttgtgttcatcttatctaagaaatttcaacgcacatttttctatccgtatatagttacaaatccaacatactccttcatatttttccaaactacgagccatacgtccatattacagccgtagatattacgctcaccctaaacaaacaaactgcctatttccgaatactgtacacatatatgcacgtatatcaattgatcgtacccatatttccgatttacttcttatatctatctgaattaggcaatacccgcaaagttcattagcacgcatataccatatacctacatacacacatgtttggttggagtaactgatattcatatacaaatgactaaaaactaaaacaaaataattctttccgcccccatccataagaactcatttcgttgtggtattgacgaattgacatgtggtgatgacgtcatgcaggttgtagagtgcacgaaattcatgaaaaattgtaaagtttcaccccctataactttgttaataatagtcggattttcttcaaacttgaccaaattgtgcaccatgtccttcgttacacctatgctaaattttgtacttctgcgatgaacataaggggggtgccgggtaaatttctaaaatacggaaatatactattattaactttatttgtgcagacacacagacacaaccggatatattttgatgcttagatttcatatagatgcactactgtcatttttttcggatttttcggttggataggttctgagaacgagacctgttacactttttggaggtcacattttgagccctcactcccctatatttcaccaaatatcaaatattgaatcagtttcgaaaagtactagttgagacctttcatttgataccccacatggctacattctgtgaaaaaaaaatttgcagcctcctttcacctgtatggggagccccccttaaacttaacacaaaatagcgccagttactgcatgtaaagggaacggtagatcacatactcttgccaattttcgtgacaatcggtccagccgtttccgaataaatcgcgtgtgacagacagacagacagacagacagacagacagacagacagacagacagacagacagacagacagacagacagacagacagacggacagacagacatcgaatcgattctaataaggttttgtttcacacaaaaccttaaaaatggcgccacgtcaccaattttcgtgacaatcggtctagctgtttccgaataaatcggatgtgacagacagacagacattgactcgattccaataaggttttgtttcacataaaactttaacaatgtgcataaatccagataggaccTACGCTGTTTTAGGAAGGAAattttcagaaagcggaggcgggaggagtggcccacacgagggaagcttttcttaaagaagaaggaacgggtgaatttatgttgcacattttcaagggcaagacaatcacagttgcgGAAGGGTgtccagatcacggagcagtatcTGATGGTATTCctcactttctgacgtttagcgctcaaccattagtcgagcaccaatgaactccaggttagattgaagagttagattgaagggaaacacagttcatagacgacgatatagcggaaaacagcttaagggcccggaatagatccctgtgggacgccagaggagggcaGAGTGCAgctgtcaaaagagacgcggcaggatcgattGGAAAGTTAAGAGGcaaaccataaaacaagtggtgtaGAAActtttagagacgagagtttggatagaagtatcttatgatttacagtgccgaaggctttagcgaagtcattgtaaatggtatgtacttcttgccgtgaatttagacatttggcaacaaagttggtaaagtcaagcagaacctacgcttaacaaaggtgtgttgctctttcactatgtggtggctaaagtgggcggacaaccagtcgctgaaatatcttttcaggattttggaacaggaggagagaagggaaatgggtgggtaattctcggcaagcgtacgatcgccacttttgtgtatggggatgatgagagtctGTTTCTACAAGCCGgtaaaatgattctcttcgaggcttttgttgaagataagagataggggaagggagatggactaaccagttttgagtaaaaagaggtttggaagatcaTCGTAGCCCGGTCCGACATTGTCATCAAGTttaccaatgaggtactcgataaGAAGAGGGGTAAGAAGAGGAacggtaggcgatgcggggcaggctagaTCCAGTATCGGGAGAGATTTGGAGGAATAAGGAGGTACATAgaatgaggaaaagtagcggcagagtgaATCATAAGATAGTTGGGGGAAGTTAGGTGAGGAACCAGTGAACTTAATGGAAGGAAGGGATAACtaggcagggcagcgggagttgcgaatgtgggaccagaaaagttTGGGGGTTTCCGTgttttagtgagtcttcaaaagtggtcaaatattcgtttctggatttacgtattaaggatttgaccgaggaacgtggagatttgaaaaaaataaatcagcAAGGGTtgtagaagacaggaactttttcctcgcagtgtgttttttgtggacttcagtggtgaaccaaacGGGGTAAGAGCATACGCACTTAGTAGAGCCTCCTCATCAGGATCAGATAAAGGTGTTGAATGCTTGGTCACGTGTAAATGGATAGAGGAGGGAAACGCATTTGATTGTCGCCAgggcaggatgatgggcgtcaggggcaacataAGACGGATTAGGAAAGACACCGCACTGGAGAGTTAGacaggacaaggtcaagagtgcgatctatgTGGTTTAtaaaaaggttaaactggagagcGTACAAGTGTACATGAAAGTAGATAGAGGAAGGaaagggtgggtggagttattaagGAGGGAGGTcaggccaggagtaatgggccaggagagcatgggaagattaaagtcaccacagaggatgaaatgaATTGAGGGGACGACTTTTAGACTGTATAGCGCGgcacaaacctttcagagattcattcaCTCTGCACTGCGAAAGCttcacttctgtttcgtatatttggatggtgCTTTGGTCACGTTTTCCTTTGAGTCGGAGCATTTAgaacacctcgagtgcatttctcaacatctcaacgtctccttgaggtcaATCTAGTACTTCATGCTGAAAAGTGCAAATCCCTACAATCGCAGGTAAGATTCttcggccacctgattacccctaAAGGCATCCAACCGGCCCAAGTCAAGGTGCAAGCTATTTCGAGCTTCCCGTTTCTataaactgttaaggatctcaGAAGGTTCTTAGGCATGTTAAAcatctatcgtcgttttttggCCAAGGCGATAGTTGATGCCTTCATGTCTGGGTTGAAAACCAGagactcccgtctgattgtgAGGTTCCCAGACGGTATCCAAGCGTGGCTGACGTGCCTAGGGATCTCCAATCCTGGCCCtttcgaagtcctcgagcgaggcCGACAGCATTATGGCCTTAACTTCGAGGCACGGTCAAACGGGTCTCCTTGGCTCAACTAAAGCCTTTCGTCCAGCAACAAAGCGCAATTAGGAGAAGAGGCGTGCGACGCGTCATTTTGACTTGCGGAAGCCAGGTTGAGGCAGGTTTGAGCCAGGTTGAGGGAGGTTCAGTGTTGTGGCGGAGCGTGCAACTTGTACGGACGCGCGCAGGTGTGAATCGTGGTGCCCATGACAtcggaaaaacatttttgacgacgaaatttgaaaatggagtaataaaatttcagatttggtagtttataataatttaataaataattgaaaaaatattgtgatttaataattatattataatttcatGGATAACAAGGGGGAGCAGTGTAATGAAATCATATTACCATATCGTCCGTGTACGCGATGGAGGTAGCTTTTGAAACCAATATTTAGTTTTGCATGTCCTACCGACGTTCCTACAATATACAGTTTGTAGTGTCGACCAAACTCTGGATTCAGGATTTCTCAGTAAGAACTCGTCAACGATGTCAGGTGAGTGTGATTAATGTGCTTTGTCAGCAATGACTTTCATTTCCAAGGGATAGTAAGCCATTTGCCTTGGAATTCACTTTCACTTGAGAGTCGTTAGTGATAGAACTTTATAATTTTCTTACCTCTGGGTGTTGTAAGTCTTACCTCTGGTTGGTTTCGATTACATTGATTTCGTGGTACTCGTTTTTTCCCAAGTAGTTTTTACAAAAAGTAAATATTTCTAAGACTAAGTGAAAATGAGGCCTCGCACCGTTTGGGCTTATTCTGGTGAAGCAATTGAATGCGTAGATAGTACAGAAAACTGGTGCGATTAAGCCATAAATAATGTACCAACATTAAGGCTGACAGGTATATCTTCTGAATTCACTCTTTGGTATAATATGTTCTTATCGTTCTATATATTAGGAATAAAATTAACAACCCTGCTTTGAattttttgtgcaaaacaagtAAAGTTTATTAAAATGGTGCAAATTCCTTATAAAGGAGGTCAATAAATTATGGTATCACGGTCAATCATATTCCTTTTTCTTAATGAGCATAAGAAACAATTGGAGAAGAGAATGAGGTCTTAACGATAGCGTGTCCTGGGTAGGCAGCAACTGGGGCAGCAGCATAAGCAACTGGAGCTACAGCCTTGGCGACCAAAGGAGCACTGTATGCTACTGGAGCGACAGCCTTGGCGACAAGGGGAGCACTGTATGCTACTGGGGCGACGGCCTTGGCGACAAGGGGAGCGCTGTATGCTACTGGGGCGACAGCTTTGGCCACAAGAGGAGCACTGTATGCTACTGGAGCAACGGCTTTGGCAACAACAGCAGTTCCCAATGGTTGACGTTGAACGACAGCGTTGAATCCATTGACTGGGTCAGCAGTGTAGTCAACAATTCTCTTGTGTCCATCGGCATCGATCAAGGAGTACTGACCATGGACAACATCTCCATCACGAGATTCAACTTGGCTCTTTGAGTCTCCAGTCAAAGCATCTTGGACATCATAAGCGAAGTTGTATTGTGGATGTGGATCATATTCATCGACGGATTTGGCCAAGACTGGAGCAGCAGCGGCTACAACGGGAGCAGCACTGTATACTTGAGCGGCTGGCAAAAGTCCTGCATTGGCGACAGCAACAAAGGCAAGAGCAACAACAAACTGAAATCATGAAGTTATAGTGAATTAGTATTCAAGAAAAACTCCGATACTTTTGGAGgaccggctaaaaaatcacaagAAGTTCCGTTCGTAACGGCAGGTAACGTGTACCACATGAATATTCCAATTGTCGTACACCTTAATTGGCTCGATTTGTATACTAACCTTGAATGACATTTTGCGATTTTACTTATGTAATAAGTTTTATAAATGAATGTTAAACTTGAACTGACTTCAACGGTCCACCGGCTTGAGCTTTTATATGGTCGTCCATTTAGGGTTTTGGGGCGATGGAATGGCATATTCGTACGCACGTAGGTCTGAGGCTGGCATATTCTCCAAATATTAAGTGCACAGTGGGAATTATCAAGGTGAAAATTTCATGTTTTCATGTAGAAATTGCAAGTAGCCGGTGAATTCGGCATAAATGAAAAGAATAAGTAGCAAATGCAGTTTCCAAAGGGCATTGAGGAAACCCAGGGGGTGTGCGGTTGGGACTGAAGTTTTGTTAACAGTTATTGTGTATTACGTGTCgagtattaatttatttaacaaATTTATTAATGAAAAGAATTCATACAATTTATGACTtggaagtttaatttttttcatggtAGCCCATTTAGTCAGCACTTCCGGTGGGTACCTTACTAATTACAGCC
The window above is part of the Hermetia illucens chromosome 3, iHerIll2.2.curated.20191125, whole genome shotgun sequence genome. Proteins encoded here:
- the LOC119652754 gene encoding larval cuticle protein A3A-like isoform X2; the encoded protein is MSFKFVVALAFVAVANAGLLPAAQVYSAAPVVAAAAPVLAKSVDEYDPHPQYNFAYDVQDALTGDSKSQVESRDGDVVHGQYSLIDADGHKRIVDYTADPVNGFNAVVQRQPLGTAVVAKAVAPVAYSAPLVAKAVAPVAYSAPLVAKAVAPVAYSAPLVAKAVAPVAYSAPLVAKAVAPVAYAAAPVAAYPGHAIVKTSFSSPIVSYAH
- the LOC119652754 gene encoding larval cuticle protein A3A-like isoform X3; its protein translation is MAFKFVAVLAFVAVANAGLLPAAQVYSAAPVLAKSVDEYDPHPQYNFAYDVQDALTGDSKSQVESRDGDVVHGQYSLIDADGHKRIVDYTADPVNGFNAVVQRQPLGTAVVAKAVAPVAYSAPLVAKAVAPVAYSAPLVAKAVAPVAYSAPLVAKAVAPVAYSAPLVAKAVAPVAYAAAPVAAYPGHAIVKTSFSSPIVSYAH